A genome region from Candidatus Methylomirabilota bacterium includes the following:
- a CDS encoding ABC transporter ATP-binding protein — translation MAERLLDVKNLKTYFFTDEGVVRAVDGVDLYIEKGETLGVVGESGCGKSVTALSIMKLIPQPPGRIVEGEIIYDGTNLVTLAANRMRKIRGKEISMIFQEPMTSLNPVFTCGEQIAEAIRLHEGLGRRDAMAKTVDMLKLVHIPNAERRVKEYPHQLSGGMRQRIMIAMALSCNPKLLIADEPTTALDVTIQAQILDLLNELKSKLRMAVMLITHDMGVIAETAQRVVVMYAAKVAEEAPVADLFKEPLHPYTQGLLRSIPRIDLAATSHRRLETIPGTVPTLRGDIAPGCRFAPRCPFVKSVCTEKDPVLKEVKPGHKVSCWLY, via the coding sequence ATGGCCGAGCGCCTGCTGGATGTCAAGAATCTCAAGACCTACTTCTTCACCGACGAGGGCGTGGTCCGGGCCGTCGACGGCGTGGACCTCTACATCGAGAAGGGCGAGACCCTCGGGGTCGTCGGAGAGTCCGGCTGCGGCAAGTCGGTCACCGCGCTCAGCATCATGAAGCTCATCCCGCAGCCGCCCGGCCGCATCGTCGAGGGCGAGATCATCTACGACGGGACCAACCTCGTCACCCTGGCCGCCAACCGGATGCGCAAGATCCGCGGCAAAGAGATCTCGATGATCTTCCAGGAGCCCATGACCTCGCTCAATCCCGTGTTCACCTGCGGGGAACAGATCGCGGAGGCCATTCGCCTCCACGAGGGGCTCGGCCGGCGCGACGCGATGGCCAAGACGGTGGACATGCTCAAGCTGGTGCACATCCCGAACGCGGAGCGCCGCGTGAAGGAGTACCCGCACCAGCTGTCGGGCGGCATGCGGCAGCGCATCATGATCGCGATGGCTCTCTCCTGCAACCCGAAGCTGCTCATCGCCGACGAGCCCACCACCGCGCTCGACGTGACCATCCAGGCCCAGATCCTCGACCTCCTCAACGAGCTGAAGTCGAAGCTGCGCATGGCGGTCATGCTGATCACCCACGACATGGGCGTCATCGCGGAGACCGCCCAGCGGGTCGTGGTCATGTACGCGGCCAAGGTCGCGGAGGAGGCGCCGGTCGCCGATCTGTTCAAGGAGCCGCTGCACCCCTACACCCAGGGCCTGCTGCGCTCGATTCCGCGCATCGACCTGGCCGCGACCTCCCACCGACGCCTCGAGACGATCCCGGGCACGGTGCCGACGCTGCGGGGTGACATCGCGCCGGGCTGCCGGTTCGCCCCGCGCTGTCCGTTCGTCAAATCGGTGTGCACCGAGAAGGATCCGGTGCTCAAGGAAGTCAAGCCGGGACACAAGGTGTCCTGCTGGCTCTACTAG